The following proteins are encoded in a genomic region of Drosophila miranda strain MSH22 chromosome 4, D.miranda_PacBio2.1, whole genome shotgun sequence:
- the LOC108163479 gene encoding uncharacterized protein LOC108163479 isoform X3: MSQSKGQLGDICLDGQRRKNRLLYDNFTLLLRGSRSQPPKNTPSDQLLESESKHSKDTGKL; encoded by the exons ATGAGTCAATCGAAGGGACAACTGGGCGATATCTGCCTTGATGGTCAACGACGGAAAAATCGACTTCTCTATGATAACTTTACATTGCTGCTGAGAGG GAGCCGCAGCCAACCGCCCAAGAACACGCCCAGCGATCAGCTCCTTGAAAGCGAATCAAAACACAGCAAAGACACGGGTAAGTTATAA
- the LOC108161344 gene encoding E3 ubiquitin-protein ligase BRE1-like: MGDTNDDVNDLIEINMHTSEEFQGDASPLEQPQENDRERENSRCQEAKDHDLENQQAQPDENLKQDTQQEKSVVEDPTVIIQKLQQQMEELQKNSQQLLNQLAEIKSQNVSIQKTNNELQPQNPQVDEASTKVNQILKKLEWQISKNATLEDHLEEQDKSTKFIIQELEQQIAELDLGLFRNELEEKERAYLEEVGRLRQRVDNLYTNITCSLCQAPWTSEGEHRLISLYCGHLFGKRCIERLSECPICGLGFGSTDMRYIYGRNILPAD; this comes from the coding sequence ATGGGGGACACCAATGATGACGTAAATGATTTGATTGAAATCAATATGCACACTTCTGAAGAATTCCAGGGCGACGCATCGCCATTGGAGCAGCCGCAAGAGAACGATCGAGAACGTGAGAATAGCCGCTGTCAGGAGGCGAAAGATCACGATCTTGAGAATCAGCAGGCCCAACCTGATGAAAACCTTAAACAAGACACGCAGCAGGAGAAGAGTGTCGTGGAGGACCCCACGGTGATAATTCAGAAGCTTCAACAACAAATGGAGGAGCTTCAGAAGAACAGTCAGCAGCTACTCAATCAACTTGCAGAGATCAAATCGCAAAATGTATCGATTCAGAAGACAAATAACGAGCTTCAGCCTCAAAACCCTCAAGTGGACGAGGCATCTACAAAAGTTAACCAAATTCTAAAAAAATTAGAATGGCAGATTTCCAAAAATGCGACCTTAGAAGACCATCTGGAAGAGCAGGACAAATCCACGAAGTTTATCATTCAGGAACTAGAACAGCAAATTGCAGAGCTTGATCTTGGTCTTTTCCGCAATGAGCTTGAGGAGAAGGAGCGTGCATACCTAGAGGAAGTAGGCCGACTGAGACAGAGAGTTGATAACCTTTACACCAATATTACGTGTTCCCTTTGCCAAGCTCCCTGGACATCTGAGGGGGAACATCGTCTGATTTCGTTGTACTGTGGACATCTATTTGGGAAAAGATGCATTGAGCGACTCTCTGAATGCCCAATTTGCGGATTGGGATTTGGTTCAACAGATATGCGCTACATCTATGGTCGCAACATCTTGCCAGCAGATTAG